One window of Psychrobacillus sp. FSL H8-0483 genomic DNA carries:
- a CDS encoding PepSY domain-containing protein → MKINKQFYNIFWRWHFYAALFIAPLLITLTISGIGYLFYTNVENQIYDDLFFGNASTKSEGVTIDEAIENAENKYDGFDVTKIIVLEDEYNTRFTMTNAEGEQKYVFIDNNNQIIGSQNAATTFSNVMRGLHSSLFVGGTVVNYLVELAACWAIFLLISGVYMSFKGKVFKRQKGNKNKRQGHKKLHSITGTIIAIPMVILIFTGLPWSALMGNFIYSAAQSNPSIGIPELQQVPPTSEINEIPWATRKNEAPTSSDAHAHHNGMSGMSNMTDSGNMISVQRLMDKVDESQISKPYSIVYPMSEDGVYTVSKGSNTGVTGLDVSPYEEMTTYFDQYSGNLISKVSYEDYGILAKWFTWGIPLHEGHLFGWPNKIINLLVCLAFLTVIILGYKMWLDRKVKGKLSAPPKTPMGKSFVGFIFLLVILGIIMPLFGLSLILIALIELIIYVLHKNKPKITPI, encoded by the coding sequence TTGAAAATTAATAAGCAATTCTATAATATTTTTTGGCGTTGGCACTTCTACGCCGCTTTATTTATTGCCCCGTTACTAATAACACTAACAATTAGCGGTATTGGTTACTTATTCTATACAAATGTCGAAAATCAAATCTATGATGATTTATTTTTTGGCAATGCAAGTACCAAAAGTGAAGGTGTAACAATAGATGAAGCAATAGAGAATGCAGAAAATAAGTATGATGGTTTTGATGTAACAAAAATAATTGTTTTGGAAGATGAATACAATACAAGATTCACGATGACCAATGCAGAAGGCGAACAGAAATATGTATTCATTGATAATAATAATCAGATAATAGGTAGTCAGAACGCAGCAACTACTTTTTCTAATGTCATGAGAGGTTTACATAGTTCTTTATTTGTTGGCGGAACAGTTGTAAACTATTTAGTTGAATTAGCAGCATGTTGGGCTATTTTTCTACTTATTTCAGGAGTTTATATGTCATTTAAAGGTAAAGTATTTAAAAGACAAAAAGGAAACAAGAATAAGAGACAAGGTCATAAAAAGCTACATTCTATTACTGGTACTATAATTGCCATACCAATGGTAATATTAATTTTTACAGGTTTGCCTTGGTCTGCTCTCATGGGCAATTTCATATACTCAGCAGCACAATCAAATCCATCCATTGGTATTCCGGAATTACAGCAGGTTCCACCAACTTCTGAGATCAATGAAATTCCTTGGGCTACTCGTAAAAATGAAGCACCTACATCAAGCGATGCTCATGCTCACCATAATGGCATGTCAGGTATGTCTAATATGACTGATAGTGGTAACATGATTAGTGTTCAACGACTGATGGATAAGGTGGACGAATCCCAGATCTCCAAACCGTATTCTATTGTTTATCCAATGAGTGAAGATGGTGTATATACAGTATCGAAAGGAAGTAATACTGGTGTCACTGGTTTAGATGTTAGTCCGTATGAAGAAATGACTACCTATTTTGATCAATATAGTGGTAATCTAATTTCAAAAGTTAGTTACGAAGATTATGGTATATTAGCAAAATGGTTTACATGGGGTATTCCATTACATGAAGGACACTTATTTGGATGGCCAAATAAAATAATCAATTTACTCGTTTGTTTGGCATTTTTAACGGTTATTATTTTGGGATACAAGATGTGGTTAGATAGAAAAGTAAAGGGGAAACTGTCAGCTCCTCCAAAAACTCCTATGGGAAAAAGTTTTGTAGGATTCATTTTTCTTTTAGTAATTCTCGGAATTATTATGCCACTTTTCGGATTATCTCTAATACTAATTGCTCTTATAGAATTAATTATATATGTATTACACAAGAATAAACCTAAAATCACCCCTATTTAA
- a CDS encoding alpha/beta hydrolase, whose amino-acid sequence MGYFVTVEQGVKVYVEDVNPEGKKTILFIHGWPLNHNQFEYQFNVLPAMGYRCIAIDWRGYGNSDKPISGYNFDRLADDVHAVISTLQLKDFTLAGHSTGGAISIRYMARYQGYGVSKLVLIDAQSPSSVQEEVANTFITETLNDRPNMLRRLTDIFFFQYITAPLSDWFFQLGLQAAGWSTAAVMMSLRDENVYNDLGKILVPTLIIHGIHDKVVPFKNAQETNKLIKNSQLVPFQYSGHAPFYEERDKFNQLLIQFIG is encoded by the coding sequence ATGGGATACTTTGTTACGGTAGAGCAGGGAGTAAAAGTATATGTAGAGGATGTAAACCCAGAGGGAAAGAAAACAATACTATTTATACATGGTTGGCCATTAAATCATAATCAGTTTGAATATCAGTTTAATGTTCTTCCTGCAATGGGATATCGTTGTATTGCCATTGACTGGAGAGGTTACGGTAATTCCGATAAACCAATCAGTGGCTACAATTTTGACAGATTGGCAGATGATGTTCATGCAGTAATAAGTACATTGCAGTTAAAAGATTTTACACTAGCAGGACACTCCACAGGAGGGGCTATCTCGATTCGATATATGGCTCGATATCAAGGTTATGGCGTTTCAAAACTTGTCCTAATAGACGCTCAATCTCCGTCTAGTGTACAAGAAGAAGTAGCAAATACGTTCATAACAGAAACACTTAATGATCGGCCTAATATGTTGCGGAGACTAACGGATATTTTCTTCTTCCAGTATATTACCGCTCCATTATCTGACTGGTTCTTTCAGCTAGGATTACAAGCCGCGGGTTGGTCGACTGCTGCGGTCATGATGTCATTGAGAGATGAGAATGTGTACAATGATCTTGGCAAAATATTAGTTCCTACGCTAATTATTCACGGCATACATGATAAAGTTGTTCCATTTAAAAATGCACAAGAAACAAACAAATTAATAAAAAATTCACAGCTTGTCCCATTTCAATACAGCGGCCATGCTCCTTTCTATGAAGAACGTGACAAGTTTAACCAGCTACTAATACAATTTATTGGATAA
- a CDS encoding transcriptional regulator, translated as MRINILKILEHDQIAEMIYMKNNGEITKRRIKVLSVTEDSFKAYCFLRSTKRTFKIDNVLAFVPVIKKERAVI; from the coding sequence GTGCGTATAAACATTTTAAAAATATTAGAACATGATCAAATTGCTGAAATGATCTATATGAAAAACAATGGTGAAATTACTAAAAGGCGAATAAAGGTATTAAGCGTAACAGAGGATTCATTCAAGGCTTACTGTTTTTTACGTAGTACAAAGCGGACTTTTAAAATAGATAACGTACTCGCATTTGTTCCTGTAATTAAGAAGGAGCGTGCAGTAATATGA
- a CDS encoding YolD-like family protein produces the protein MISNTEFNELFATVYESAKLKHRDDKWGMSMMLPEHVEMLRNYYDEQKKVPRPELNEWDLEILQISLENAMKSKADTKIKLWKDGEFYYNRGIIESVDFTRRTIELQDPFCLLSINLEEIVDVTIVE, from the coding sequence ATGATTAGCAACACAGAATTTAATGAACTATTTGCAACGGTATACGAATCAGCAAAGTTAAAACATCGTGATGACAAGTGGGGTATGTCGATGATGTTGCCAGAGCATGTTGAGATGCTGAGGAATTATTATGATGAACAAAAGAAAGTACCTCGTCCAGAGCTAAACGAATGGGATTTAGAGATCTTACAAATAAGCCTAGAAAATGCAATGAAAAGTAAAGCAGATACAAAAATAAAATTGTGGAAAGATGGAGAGTTTTATTATAATAGGGGCATTATAGAGAGTGTGGATTTTACTAGAAGAACTATCGAATTACAGGATCCATTTTGTTTGTTGTCAATAAATTTAGAGGAAATAGTTGATGTAACAATTGTGGAATAA
- a CDS encoding polysaccharide deacetylase family protein, which yields MRPTKLSYSIIFIICIFSIGYFFINLKGNTKADVNQEAKTNGTIIEYSKYPGVDLITDITDKENYHIAMHYPKFKSNKLNAVIEEYVSTTKKDFLISVKENKEFIKNHVANLSLTMDIYLTADNTYSIVFSEGSYVVGANGQEKAKIYLVDVEKGTFIPQTKIFKDSKQNREQLYRLLNERFKESAEYAPLLFEEDLKEWTMNEENNFSNLYFTEESAVFKFDKYEVTAGAAGMPEISIPIDEMRDLLTDEWKDKLLLDHKEKADKDGAKEKPIAKEEKPGASTSGKRVALTFDDGPHPKNTLKIIDLLDKYDAKATFFMLGNRVDFYPEIAKKVADEGHELGNHTWNHKDLTTLSKEEGIQEVEKTNEAIKSATGREPTAFRPPYGAVNKQIQNSISSPTFLWTIDTLDWKSHNPNEILKIVKENVKDGSIILMHDIHDTSVQAVEPILKYLKAEGYEIVPVSEL from the coding sequence ATGAGACCTACGAAACTATCGTATAGCATTATATTTATAATTTGCATCTTCTCTATTGGTTATTTTTTTATAAACCTAAAGGGAAATACTAAGGCTGATGTAAATCAAGAAGCGAAAACCAATGGAACAATAATAGAGTATTCTAAGTATCCTGGAGTAGATTTAATTACAGATATAACCGATAAAGAAAATTATCACATTGCCATGCATTACCCAAAGTTTAAAAGTAACAAATTGAACGCAGTTATAGAAGAATATGTGTCTACTACTAAAAAAGACTTCTTAATTTCTGTTAAAGAAAATAAAGAGTTTATTAAAAATCATGTGGCCAATTTATCCTTAACTATGGATATCTATCTAACCGCTGATAATACATATTCTATTGTATTTTCTGAAGGAAGTTATGTGGTAGGAGCAAATGGTCAAGAAAAAGCAAAGATTTATCTGGTAGATGTAGAAAAAGGAACATTTATTCCACAAACTAAAATCTTTAAGGATTCAAAACAGAATAGGGAACAACTATATAGGCTATTAAATGAAAGATTCAAAGAATCGGCAGAATATGCCCCATTATTATTTGAAGAAGATTTAAAGGAATGGACAATGAATGAAGAAAACAATTTTTCAAACCTGTATTTCACTGAAGAGTCAGCTGTATTTAAATTTGATAAATATGAAGTAACTGCTGGAGCAGCAGGCATGCCAGAAATCTCTATCCCAATAGATGAGATGCGAGATTTACTTACGGATGAATGGAAGGATAAATTACTACTGGATCATAAGGAAAAAGCCGACAAAGATGGTGCAAAGGAAAAACCGATAGCAAAAGAGGAAAAACCGGGTGCTTCAACAAGTGGTAAACGAGTGGCACTTACATTTGATGATGGTCCACATCCAAAGAACACATTGAAGATTATTGATCTATTGGATAAATATGATGCAAAAGCAACCTTCTTTATGCTGGGAAACAGAGTCGATTTTTATCCAGAGATTGCAAAAAAAGTTGCAGATGAAGGACATGAATTAGGAAATCACACTTGGAATCATAAGGACCTTACTACCTTAAGTAAGGAAGAAGGAATTCAAGAAGTTGAAAAAACAAATGAAGCTATAAAGAGTGCTACTGGGAGAGAACCGACTGCGTTTCGCCCACCGTATGGGGCTGTTAACAAACAAATCCAGAACTCTATCAGCAGCCCAACATTTTTATGGACAATAGATACATTGGACTGGAAGTCGCATAATCCAAATGAAATATTAAAAATTGTTAAAGAAAATGTTAAAGATGGTTCCATCATTCTCATGCATGATATCCATGACACAAGCGTACAAGCAGTAGAACCTATTTTAAAATACTTAAAAGCAGAAGGGTATGAAATCGTGCCAGTTTCTGAACTATAA
- a CDS encoding undecaprenyl-diphosphate phosphatase — protein METSELILLFKYVVIGLVQGFTEPIPVSSSGHVIIANHLLGLDESGLTFAILTNTASLLAICFIYRKDLVRLIVNCLLYVQTKNGKYKSDFLFIIYIIIGTIPAAVLGVLFNEVISDLLTNIKTIAFTLFVTGIALWVIRNFRGVKRDKDIGVKDAFIVGLAQAIALVPGISRSGATVIASVALGMNQETALRYSFMLYIPISLGGLVLGISDLMNEPVESTLVLPYIMSFIVTIIMTYIAMKWFMGIMRDGNLKYFAYYCFAASIILLILS, from the coding sequence ATGGAAACAAGCGAATTAATTTTGTTGTTCAAATATGTCGTAATAGGGTTAGTACAGGGTTTTACGGAGCCAATTCCTGTATCATCTAGTGGTCATGTCATTATTGCAAATCATTTACTTGGGCTAGATGAAAGTGGTCTAACCTTTGCCATATTAACGAATACCGCTTCCTTATTAGCTATTTGCTTTATCTATAGGAAGGATTTAGTACGTTTAATAGTGAACTGTTTGTTATATGTTCAAACAAAAAATGGCAAGTATAAAAGTGATTTTCTATTTATTATTTATATCATCATTGGAACAATTCCTGCAGCTGTTTTAGGAGTACTTTTTAACGAAGTTATTTCAGATCTCCTTACTAATATAAAAACAATTGCCTTCACCTTGTTTGTGACCGGTATAGCCTTATGGGTCATTCGAAACTTTAGGGGTGTAAAACGAGACAAAGATATTGGAGTAAAGGATGCTTTTATTGTTGGGTTAGCACAAGCGATCGCACTTGTACCAGGTATTAGTCGTTCAGGCGCTACCGTTATAGCCTCCGTTGCATTAGGGATGAACCAAGAAACAGCATTACGGTATTCATTTATGCTATACATTCCAATCAGCTTAGGCGGATTAGTTCTTGGTATTTCAGATTTGATGAATGAACCCGTAGAAAGTACTTTGGTTTTACCGTATATCATGTCCTTTATTGTTACAATCATCATGACGTATATTGCGATGAAGTGGTTTATGGGTATTATGAGAGATGGTAATTTAAAATATTTTGCTTACTATTGTTTTGCAGCTAGTATCATACTTTTAATACTTTCTTGA
- a CDS encoding transporter substrate-binding domain-containing protein, with amino-acid sequence MKKGKFIVAILTSAAFLLSACGKDSNVEKAQNSLEAIQEKGELTVGIMGTYAPYNFMNAEKEYDGFDVDIAKELAKRLNVKAKFVAQDFAGLIPSLQKDKLDILVSQVTITEDRKKQIDFTEPYITNEVKVIVKEDNTSIQSVEDFKGKKIGVGLGTNDEAYLRNELMPKVGDFQINTYDDVITTLKDLDAGRVDATINNVYALKPIIEENGFKVKSVGEPIKSDKAAVAVKKGETELVDALNKALAEMKEDGTYKEIFVKWFDEEPQAE; translated from the coding sequence ATGAAAAAAGGTAAATTTATAGTCGCAATTTTAACATCAGCAGCGTTTCTATTAAGTGCTTGTGGTAAGGATTCCAACGTAGAAAAAGCTCAAAATTCTCTAGAAGCTATTCAAGAAAAAGGGGAATTAACGGTTGGTATTATGGGTACATATGCTCCTTATAATTTTATGAATGCTGAAAAAGAATACGATGGTTTTGATGTAGACATTGCAAAAGAATTAGCAAAAAGATTAAATGTTAAAGCAAAATTTGTTGCACAAGACTTCGCTGGATTAATACCTAGTTTGCAAAAAGATAAATTAGATATTTTGGTAAGCCAAGTAACAATTACAGAAGATAGAAAGAAACAAATTGATTTTACGGAACCGTATATTACAAATGAAGTAAAAGTTATCGTAAAAGAAGATAATACATCTATACAATCTGTAGAAGATTTCAAAGGTAAAAAAATCGGTGTTGGATTAGGTACGAACGATGAAGCGTACTTACGTAATGAGTTGATGCCAAAGGTAGGAGACTTCCAAATCAACACGTACGATGATGTCATCACCACATTAAAAGATTTAGATGCTGGCCGAGTAGATGCAACGATTAATAATGTATACGCATTAAAACCAATTATCGAAGAAAATGGTTTTAAAGTGAAATCAGTAGGAGAACCAATTAAATCGGATAAAGCCGCAGTAGCCGTTAAAAAAGGGGAAACTGAATTAGTTGATGCATTAAACAAAGCACTCGCTGAAATGAAAGAAGACGGTACGTATAAAGAAATTTTTGTAAAATGGTTTGATGAAGAGCCACAAGCTGAGTAA
- a CDS encoding amino acid ABC transporter permease, which yields MDIIIDNLPFLLKGAYYTLLITVVSMFFGLIIGLITAIARLKGNRFFRTIARVYVSIIRGTPPLVQIVIVYFGLVDYGIELDALTAAYIALSINIGAYVSEAFRGAIQAVPAGQTEAALATGMTEAQAIKRIVIPQAIRIAIPPLGNTFVGMLKETSLVSVIAVTELMRSAQLLVAQYYVYMPFYLTIAVMYWIMSTAFTFILNKIEKRLSVY from the coding sequence ATGGATATTATCATTGATAATCTGCCCTTTTTATTGAAAGGGGCGTATTATACTTTATTAATTACAGTGGTATCTATGTTTTTCGGCTTGATTATCGGTTTGATTACAGCGATTGCTCGTTTAAAGGGCAATCGTTTCTTTCGTACAATAGCGAGAGTGTATGTATCGATTATTCGGGGAACACCACCACTAGTGCAAATTGTGATTGTGTATTTTGGTCTTGTAGATTATGGAATAGAATTGGATGCCCTTACAGCAGCCTATATTGCATTAAGTATTAATATTGGTGCATATGTATCGGAAGCATTCCGCGGAGCTATCCAAGCAGTACCAGCAGGTCAAACAGAAGCCGCTCTAGCGACAGGAATGACGGAAGCTCAGGCAATCAAACGGATTGTCATTCCACAAGCGATTCGTATAGCAATACCACCACTTGGAAATACATTTGTAGGAATGTTGAAAGAAACTTCATTAGTATCGGTAATTGCTGTTACAGAATTAATGCGCTCGGCACAGTTATTAGTAGCCCAATACTACGTGTATATGCCGTTTTATTTAACAATCGCTGTGATGTACTGGATTATGAGTACAGCATTTACATTTATATTAAACAAAATAGAGAAAAGATTATCAGTTTACTAA
- a CDS encoding amino acid ABC transporter ATP-binding protein: MIQANDLSKSYDQHEVLKHISLTIPAHQVVAIIGPSGSGKSTFLRCLNGLETISGGSVSVNNHLLQATDKKKERQKTIHAIRQDTGMVFQQFNLYPHKTVIENVMEALIIVKNQSKQQAKGTASQLLKRVGLEEKEDVYPSKLSGGQQQRVAIARALAMEPKIMLFDEPTSALDPELVGEVLKVMKELADEGMTMVIVTHEMKFAQDAADRILFMADGQIVEDSEPKGFFAQPATERAQRFLAKVNEF, from the coding sequence GTGATACAAGCAAATGATTTATCTAAAAGCTATGATCAGCATGAGGTATTAAAACATATTTCATTGACGATTCCTGCCCATCAAGTTGTCGCTATCATTGGTCCAAGTGGCTCAGGAAAAAGTACTTTTTTGCGCTGTTTAAACGGACTTGAAACAATTTCTGGTGGATCTGTTTCTGTCAATAATCATCTACTACAAGCGACTGATAAGAAAAAGGAACGTCAAAAAACAATTCATGCGATTCGTCAAGATACAGGAATGGTATTTCAACAATTTAATTTATACCCGCATAAAACGGTCATAGAAAATGTTATGGAAGCATTAATCATTGTTAAGAATCAATCCAAACAACAGGCAAAAGGAACAGCCTCTCAATTATTGAAGCGTGTTGGACTGGAAGAAAAGGAGGATGTATATCCCTCAAAATTATCAGGTGGTCAGCAACAACGTGTTGCCATAGCACGAGCACTTGCAATGGAACCAAAAATCATGTTGTTTGATGAACCTACATCTGCATTAGATCCAGAACTTGTGGGAGAAGTATTAAAAGTCATGAAAGAATTAGCGGATGAAGGAATGACTATGGTCATCGTAACGCATGAGATGAAATTTGCCCAAGACGCCGCTGATCGAATATTATTTATGGCAGATGGACAAATCGTGGAGGACTCAGAACCGAAAGGATTTTTTGCACAACCAGCGACAGAACGTGCTCAGCGATTTTTGGC